One genomic segment of Flavobacteriaceae bacterium includes these proteins:
- a CDS encoding molybdopterin-dependent oxidoreductase produces the protein MKPQHNTRFSRRDFLKTSALAGGGLLIGFNLVSACKPNAIMPIDIENLNFNDFNAFIKIADNGMVTIFSPNPEIGQGVKTAMPMIIAEELDVAWKNVYVAQGALDTENFQRQVAGGSQSIRFGWDVLRQTGATAKQMLVNAAAKKWNVDASTCTASNGVITNANGNTLGYGDVVKEAATMEVPENVKLKDPKDYKIIGQEITNVDIDKILTGKPLFGLDYKAEGMLYASVLRPPAFGQKLKSFDASKTKTVNGVFDVVRFGNKIAVLASNTWAAMKGKKALTAHWATDTKLESTEDHHTLLNGILDGKKFDTRRNDGNIRQAFAKADKVIERTYDSPFLPHNCMEPMNFYANVTPEKIHLVGPIQTPAWTANKVSKLLNRKPEEIHLEMTRMGGGFGRRLYGDFALEAAEISSLVKKPVKVVFSREDDMTAGTYRPAIKYRIAASVKAGKITGYHLKEAAINQNMYGLIPHFFPAGCIPNYRVSTGHYKSNITTGAWRAPYTNFLAFAEQSFFDELAEELKTDPIQLRLELLQHVKGTTDKNIQYSGKRMEDTIKLVVEKSNWGKTESGTYRGFAAYYSHNTHVAEVADILLKNGAPVLKKITVAVDCGIVINPKGARNQIEGGVLDGIGHAMYGDFSFKNGKPQAGNFDKYRLIRMNETPEVEVHFVENMLAPTGLGEPGLPPAGGAIANAIKAATGQRLVNQPFIKELGKKSKILG, from the coding sequence ATGAAACCTCAACATAATACTCGTTTTAGTCGAAGAGACTTTTTAAAAACCTCTGCATTGGCCGGTGGTGGATTGCTGATAGGGTTTAATTTGGTATCCGCTTGCAAACCAAATGCTATCATGCCGATAGATATAGAAAATTTGAATTTTAATGATTTTAACGCGTTCATTAAAATAGCGGATAATGGAATGGTAACCATTTTTTCGCCAAATCCGGAAATTGGACAGGGGGTAAAAACCGCAATGCCTATGATTATTGCCGAAGAATTAGACGTAGCATGGAAAAATGTTTATGTGGCACAAGGAGCTTTGGATACCGAAAATTTTCAAAGGCAGGTAGCAGGAGGCAGTCAGTCTATTCGGTTCGGATGGGATGTGCTAAGGCAAACAGGAGCTACTGCAAAGCAAATGTTAGTAAATGCTGCCGCCAAAAAGTGGAATGTCGATGCATCTACATGTACGGCTTCAAACGGAGTTATTACCAATGCAAACGGTAATACACTTGGATACGGAGATGTGGTAAAAGAAGCTGCAACAATGGAAGTTCCGGAAAATGTAAAACTAAAAGATCCCAAAGATTATAAAATCATAGGACAAGAAATTACCAATGTGGATATTGATAAAATACTCACGGGGAAACCACTATTCGGCTTGGATTATAAAGCAGAGGGGATGCTATATGCATCTGTACTGAGACCGCCTGCTTTCGGGCAAAAGCTCAAAAGCTTTGATGCTTCAAAAACAAAGACGGTAAACGGGGTATTTGATGTAGTAAGATTTGGTAATAAAATAGCTGTCTTAGCTTCAAATACCTGGGCTGCAATGAAAGGGAAAAAAGCATTAACTGCTCATTGGGCAACAGATACAAAACTCGAAAGCACCGAAGACCATCATACATTGTTAAACGGTATTTTAGATGGCAAAAAATTTGATACAAGACGTAACGATGGAAACATTCGGCAAGCTTTTGCAAAAGCCGATAAAGTTATTGAACGTACATATGATTCGCCTTTTTTACCTCACAATTGTATGGAGCCTATGAATTTTTATGCCAACGTAACTCCTGAAAAAATACATTTGGTTGGCCCTATTCAAACACCGGCCTGGACAGCAAATAAAGTTTCCAAATTATTAAACCGGAAACCGGAAGAAATTCATCTGGAAATGACCCGAATGGGCGGGGGATTTGGAAGAAGACTATATGGCGATTTTGCTTTGGAAGCTGCGGAGATCTCCAGTCTGGTGAAAAAACCGGTAAAAGTGGTGTTTTCCAGGGAAGATGATATGACGGCGGGTACGTACAGGCCTGCCATTAAATATAGAATTGCCGCATCTGTAAAGGCAGGAAAAATTACGGGCTATCACTTAAAAGAAGCTGCAATTAATCAGAATATGTATGGCCTGATTCCTCATTTTTTCCCGGCAGGGTGCATTCCGAATTACAGAGTCAGTACCGGGCATTACAAAAGTAATATTACTACCGGAGCATGGAGAGCACCTTATACAAATTTTTTGGCGTTTGCCGAGCAAAGTTTCTTCGATGAGCTTGCCGAAGAGTTAAAAACAGATCCCATACAATTACGGCTGGAATTATTACAACATGTAAAGGGAACTACCGACAAAAATATTCAATATTCGGGAAAAAGAATGGAAGACACCATCAAACTGGTTGTGGAAAAATCAAACTGGGGAAAAACAGAAAGTGGTACTTATCGGGGGTTTGCTGCCTATTATAGCCATAATACACATGTTGCCGAAGTTGCGGACATCCTCTTAAAAAATGGCGCTCCGGTACTTAAAAAAATAACGGTTGCCGTGGATTGCGGTATCGTAATTAATCCTAAAGGAGCAAGAAACCAGATAGAAGGCGGTGTATTAGACGGAATCGGACACGCGATGTATGGCGATTTTTCTTTTAAAAACGGAAAACCACAAGCGGGCAATTTTGACAAATACAGACTCATTAGGATGAATGAAACAC
- a CDS encoding 2Fe-2S iron-sulfur cluster binding domain-containing protein: MPDYNIKVNGKSLTVHVDSDTPLLWVLRDEFDLAGTKFGCGIAQCGACTIHLDGVATRSCQLQISVVDGMEITTIEGLSKNGSHPVQQAWKETDVPQCGYCQAGQIMTATAFLRENPNPSTGEIREAMHENICRCASYNRIEKAVKAASQKMS; this comes from the coding sequence ATGCCTGATTATAATATAAAAGTTAATGGAAAATCATTAACGGTTCATGTTGATTCGGATACTCCCCTATTATGGGTGCTTAGAGATGAATTCGATTTAGCGGGCACCAAATTTGGTTGCGGAATCGCACAATGTGGTGCTTGTACTATTCACCTTGACGGTGTGGCAACAAGAAGTTGCCAACTTCAGATTTCCGTGGTTGACGGTATGGAAATTACTACGATTGAAGGGTTATCAAAAAACGGTTCTCATCCGGTGCAACAAGCATGGAAAGAAACGGATGTTCCCCAGTGCGGGTACTGCCAAGCAGGACAGATCATGACTGCTACCGCTTTTTTAAGAGAAAATCCGAACCCTTCAACCGGAGAAATCAGAGAAGCAATGCATGAAAATATTTGCAGATGTGCTTCTTATAACAGGATCGAAAAAGCAGTGAAAGCCGCTTCTCAAAAAATGTCATAA
- the galE gene encoding UDP-glucose 4-epimerase GalE codes for MQNKIIVTGGCGYIGSHTVIELIENHYEVVIFDDLSNSSEKILDRIQKITGKKPFFVNIDLKNSTETKSAFKEHADVKATIHFAAHKAVGESVRKPLKYYQNNLYSLINTLTSQIENGINNFIFSSSATVYGIPAALPITEENKTQRPFSAYGNTKKMAEEILEDLTAGNGYFSVISLRYFNPIGAHESGLIGELPNGTPNNLMPYITQTAAGIREKLLVYGNDYPTKDGTPVRDYIHVADLAKAHVKALKRLLRKEQEHSYESFNLGTGRGYSVLEVIRSFEAVTKSKLNYEITGRRAGDVSQLYAATDLAKEKLGWAAEKSLEDMIKSSWKWEQHYRNSIE; via the coding sequence ATGCAAAATAAAATTATCGTAACGGGAGGTTGTGGTTATATAGGTTCGCATACGGTTATTGAATTAATTGAAAACCATTACGAGGTTGTTATTTTTGATGATTTATCAAATTCGAGCGAGAAAATATTGGATAGGATACAAAAAATTACCGGTAAGAAGCCGTTTTTTGTAAATATTGATTTAAAAAATAGCACAGAAACCAAAAGCGCCTTTAAAGAGCATGCAGATGTTAAAGCAACCATTCATTTTGCGGCTCATAAAGCTGTCGGAGAATCCGTACGGAAGCCTCTGAAATATTATCAAAACAACCTTTATTCTTTAATAAATACACTTACTTCACAAATTGAAAATGGTATAAATAATTTTATTTTTTCTTCATCCGCTACAGTATATGGAATTCCTGCAGCATTACCAATAACAGAAGAAAATAAAACCCAACGGCCTTTTTCCGCTTACGGAAATACTAAAAAAATGGCTGAAGAAATATTGGAAGATCTCACAGCCGGGAATGGGTATTTTTCTGTGATTTCTTTACGGTATTTCAATCCCATAGGGGCTCATGAATCCGGCCTTATAGGGGAGTTGCCTAACGGGACACCTAATAATTTAATGCCTTATATTACTCAAACAGCAGCTGGAATCAGAGAAAAATTACTAGTATATGGAAATGACTATCCCACTAAGGACGGAACACCGGTCAGAGACTATATACATGTAGCGGACCTGGCAAAAGCGCATGTAAAAGCTTTGAAAAGATTACTCCGTAAAGAGCAGGAACATTCATATGAATCTTTTAATCTGGGGACTGGTAGGGGATATTCTGTTTTGGAAGTCATACGCTCATTTGAAGCCGTAACAAAATCTAAATTGAATTATGAAATTACCGGTAGAAGAGCAGGGGATGTTTCTCAATTATATGCAGCTACAGATCTGGCTAAAGAGAAATTAGGGTGGGCCGCTGAGAAATCATTAGAAGATATGATCAAATCTTCCTGGAAATGGGAACAACATTATAGAAACTCAATCGAATGA
- a CDS encoding transposase: MAIESVSISTVLSFLSEIGTDIYKFDSAKKFTNWLRLATNNKVSGSKTLSSRTPKGKNKFAIALPNAANTIENKKEGYLAQFFKRIAYKKGRTATITAIARKIAILIWNMIIKKQAYHPIDSEQDKEKLKQIKTRQIQKNYETT, from the coding sequence ATGGCTATTGAATCGGTAAGTATAAGCACTGTTCTAAGCTTTTTATCAGAAATAGGCACCGATATCTATAAATTTGATAGTGCCAAAAAATTTACAAATTGGTTAAGACTAGCAACCAATAACAAAGTTTCAGGCAGTAAAACCCTAAGTAGTAGAACTCCTAAGGGTAAAAATAAATTTGCAATAGCTTTGCCTAATGCAGCTAATACCATAGAAAATAAAAAAGAAGGTTATTTGGCTCAGTTCTTTAAACGTATCGCCTATAAAAAAGGAAGAACAGCAACTATAACAGCTATAGCCAGAAAAATAGCAATACTTATATGGAATATGATTATCAAAAAACAAGCCTATCATCCTATAGATTCAGAACAAGACAAAGAAAAATTAAAACAAATCAAAACAAGACAAATTCAAAAAAATTATGAAACAACATAA
- a CDS encoding N-acetyltransferase gives MDSFFAHETAVIDEGCTIGDHSKIWHFSHIMPNATIGKKCNIGQNVVISPDVILGNNVKVQNNVSIYTGVICEDDVFLGPSMVFTNIVNPRSAIQRKDQFKKTLIKKGASIGANATIVCGNTIGSYSFIGAGAVVVKEVLPFALVVGNPAKQIGWVSKYGHRLHFNDQVFAVCPESKEKYRLEANKVTPL, from the coding sequence ATGGATTCTTTTTTTGCCCATGAAACTGCAGTTATTGATGAAGGTTGTACTATTGGAGATCATTCGAAAATCTGGCACTTCAGTCATATAATGCCAAACGCAACCATTGGAAAGAAGTGTAATATCGGGCAAAACGTAGTCATTTCTCCGGATGTTATTTTGGGCAACAATGTAAAAGTACAAAATAACGTATCTATCTACACCGGTGTCATATGTGAAGACGATGTTTTTTTAGGGCCTTCCATGGTTTTTACTAACATCGTCAATCCAAGAAGTGCTATTCAAAGAAAAGACCAGTTCAAAAAAACGCTGATTAAAAAAGGTGCCAGTATCGGAGCAAATGCTACTATTGTATGCGGGAATACTATTGGATCATATTCTTTTATTGGAGCCGGAGCAGTTGTTGTAAAAGAAGTACTGCCTTTTGCTTTGGTTGTCGGCAACCCCGCAAAACAAATCGGGTGGGTAAGCAAATACGGACATAGGCTCCATTTTAATGACCAGGTATTTGCTGTTTGTCCGGAAAGTAAAGAAAAATATCGATTAGAAGCTAATAAGGTTACTCCTTTATAA
- a CDS encoding energy transducer TonB, protein MQPFKKHPKKQLEKFSTIFMQLALVFVLFTTYVIIEHTSEQKLALAETLYQTTDPIYIEDNILPVVKEKKVKKAIAPKISKKAKKTVLHTIEKVPDITKIIETDLPDLVGEDTKIDNALNHFNPIGPIDSTEEDVPFIVIEDAPVFPGCKGNKKELKMCFNKKIQKHFARKFDTDLPDELGLSSGGKSVIMLFVIDKTGNIVNIQAKAPHPKLQKEAIRIMKLLPKMKPGMQRGNPVKVTYTLPMKVVVK, encoded by the coding sequence ATGCAACCATTTAAAAAACATCCGAAAAAACAACTGGAAAAGTTCTCCACTATTTTTATGCAACTGGCCCTGGTATTTGTCCTATTTACTACTTATGTCATCATTGAACATACATCTGAACAAAAATTAGCACTGGCAGAGACATTATACCAAACCACTGACCCAATCTATATTGAAGATAATATATTACCGGTAGTAAAAGAAAAAAAAGTTAAAAAAGCGATTGCTCCTAAAATCAGTAAAAAAGCTAAAAAAACCGTATTACATACGATTGAAAAAGTCCCCGATATCACAAAAATTATCGAAACTGATCTACCCGATCTAGTAGGTGAGGATACTAAAATCGACAATGCCTTAAATCATTTTAATCCTATCGGACCTATAGATTCTACTGAAGAAGACGTTCCGTTTATAGTAATAGAAGATGCTCCTGTGTTCCCGGGGTGTAAAGGCAATAAAAAAGAATTAAAAATGTGTTTCAATAAGAAAATACAAAAACATTTTGCCAGAAAATTTGACACTGACTTACCCGATGAATTGGGCCTTTCTTCGGGGGGGAAAAGTGTAATCATGTTATTTGTAATAGATAAGACAGGAAATATTGTCAATATCCAAGCCAAAGCACCACACCCCAAATTACAAAAAGAGGCCATTAGAATTATGAAACTACTTCCCAAAATGAAACCGGGCATGCAGAGGGGGAACCCTGTAAAAGTAACATATACCTTACCTATGAAAGTAGTTGTAAAATAA
- a CDS encoding outer membrane beta-barrel protein, which yields MITRKFLAVILFMTIGFYNMEAQEKGSLELGLASGINLSNVSNLDNSQSADLKTGFNAKATAEYYFSDRWGIKSSLIYDQKGYTIKNIEITDNFGVPVDNINLKVKVNYLTIPVMANWHFGSNRNWYLHFGSYFGFLLSAKESYQDQDIEDSFQSVDIGFNGGIGYKFEISDALKLFFEYDAQSGFTDILENVGGNSDTTRNFRSSFNVGILFRI from the coding sequence ATGATTACAAGAAAATTTTTAGCAGTTATTTTGTTTATGACCATTGGTTTTTACAATATGGAAGCGCAAGAAAAAGGAAGTTTAGAGTTAGGTCTTGCTTCTGGAATTAACTTATCCAATGTCTCTAATCTAGATAACAGTCAATCAGCTGATCTTAAAACTGGATTTAATGCTAAAGCTACAGCAGAATATTATTTTTCTGATAGGTGGGGAATTAAATCTTCACTTATTTATGACCAGAAAGGATATACAATTAAAAACATTGAAATTACTGACAATTTTGGAGTTCCCGTTGATAACATAAACCTTAAAGTCAAGGTGAATTATCTTACGATACCCGTTATGGCAAATTGGCATTTTGGATCTAATCGAAACTGGTACTTGCATTTTGGTTCTTATTTTGGATTTTTACTAAGTGCCAAAGAATCCTACCAAGATCAAGATATTGAAGACTCATTTCAGTCCGTTGATATAGGTTTTAATGGGGGGATCGGTTATAAATTTGAAATAAGCGATGCACTTAAATTATTCTTTGAATATGATGCCCAATCAGGATTTACTGACATTTTAGAGAATGTAGGAGGAAATTCAGATACTACTAGAAATTTTAGGAGTAGCTTTAATGTTGGAATATTATTTCGGATTTAA
- a CDS encoding T9SS type B sorting domain-containing protein, with the protein MQILRSILFYFSLIVSIQLHAQKEGDIWYFGNRAGLDFSTGSVTVLQDSQMDARKGSASISDSDGNLLFYTDGLTVWNKNHQVMPNGTGLSQNGILFTLTTVPIPNSNGKYLVLIINTNGRFEYSEIDMSLDGGLGDVTNKRVLIESSIDQRITAVNHANGNDVWVITHTTGTFFSYLVTDSGLSSSPVETVIGGNYTEDGFNSGYIKLAPNGKKLAIGHTIDNVTEIFDFDTSTGIPSNPIEITDDEDVHPHGLEFSSNGNILYVTGLFAGDNSQNGVLQYNLLANDIAASKVKLTGLFPLSNWAAIQAAPDGKIYITRAPNQLTDPAIPYLSVINNPNILGTGCDFQKDAIDLGTGSAELGLPIFIQSFFNVGFQFENTCEGDVTEFFANISESYDSLEWGFGDGTTSTLENPTHIYASSGQFTVTLTVNVGSQTFTDSQEVIIFKAPQANSPQNLLICDDDNDGFSSFDLSLQSNAILGSQNPSGFNITYYASIADYTNNNPIADSSNYTNLIAFTLQTIVASVKNTHNSDCEAITTFDIQVFESPIPSTNLSPLKTCDTDNDGFSVFDLTLRETSILNGQDPTDFEVIYYASQTDYDNNNPITDPSNYINTAVTTQNIVVSVHNVQNATCEATTNFDIQVFESPTPSTSVPSILVCDDNNDGFFNFNLKSQDTTILNGQDPSMFTVTYFASQDDFDNNNPITDPNNYINNTRYTLQTIVASVQNNGNTECIAITTFEIQVFESPTPSTNVPTLSFCDNTSVGTDTDGRIEFDLTQNTTAILDGQSASDFTVNYYTDSGLINQIPNPTEYQNTNPNETIYVQVVNIQNTNCTASTSFDIEVYELPEVTSVVELKQCDDDLDGFSVFNLTEVNAELSANEQNETITFYELQSEAQSGSNAITNTTAYTNETVSTDAVWARIENANSCYRIAQVNLTVSTTQIPSSLLREFYQCGGTDTTDGVATFDFSSVNAEIQSLFPVGQQLIINYYRNQADALSEINPITDISNYQNVGYPNSQNIYVRVDSELDNDCLGLGHHITLHVETVPVAHPVVISEQCDGDRDGLFAFDTSNIESTILNGQTNVSVTYKDQSGNTLPSPLPNPFITASQTITATVVNTNSQDPDGACFDETTINFTVIAVPIANPLPVQEQCDDDFDGMISFDTSTIESTLLGSQTGMAVEYTDENGILLPSPLPNPFITASQTITARVINPIFIDCYDETTIEFIVRDKPNFELQETDVICITESPQLEVSVQNPSGNYSYEWTDESGLAVSSDMSATITQVGTYTVVATSQFGCLSASKEITIVESEIAMLDNSEIVLVDDSTNNNITIDIANLGIGDYEFSLLDEQLSTLVDFQDDPFFDNLEGGFYTVLIRDKNGCGVLSREISLITFPKFFTPNNDGVNDTWNIKGYSRNLFQNGKVEIFNRFGKRVSFFNIDNDGWDGLYNGRLLPSNDYWFVIELVSTNGRVRRRTGNFSLLRN; encoded by the coding sequence ATGCAGATTCTACGCTCTATATTATTTTACTTCTCGTTGATTGTTAGCATACAGCTACATGCACAAAAAGAAGGAGATATTTGGTATTTCGGTAACAGAGCTGGATTAGATTTTTCTACTGGCTCAGTTACCGTACTGCAAGATAGTCAAATGGATGCAAGGAAAGGTTCTGCATCCATTTCTGACTCTGATGGAAATCTTCTGTTTTATACAGATGGTCTGACTGTTTGGAATAAAAACCATCAAGTTATGCCAAATGGGACGGGGCTATCCCAAAATGGGATTCTTTTTACTTTAACAACAGTTCCTATCCCAAACTCAAATGGCAAATATCTTGTTCTTATAATTAACACTAATGGAAGGTTTGAATACTCAGAAATCGATATGAGCCTAGACGGAGGTTTAGGCGATGTTACTAATAAAAGAGTACTTATTGAGTCATCAATTGATCAAAGAATTACCGCAGTAAATCACGCAAATGGCAATGATGTATGGGTAATTACTCATACAACTGGTACTTTTTTTTCATATTTAGTAACTGATTCAGGTCTCTCATCATCACCAGTAGAGACTGTAATTGGAGGTAATTATACTGAGGATGGATTTAATTCTGGGTATATAAAATTAGCACCTAATGGTAAAAAATTAGCTATAGGACATACTATTGATAATGTCACAGAAATATTTGATTTTGATACATCAACAGGAATTCCGAGTAATCCTATTGAGATTACCGATGATGAAGATGTACATCCACATGGTTTAGAGTTTTCAAGTAATGGAAATATATTGTACGTAACGGGGCTTTTTGCTGGAGATAATTCTCAGAATGGTGTCTTACAATATAATTTATTAGCAAATGATATTGCTGCTTCAAAAGTAAAGCTTACCGGGCTTTTTCCATTGAGCAATTGGGCTGCCATACAAGCTGCACCAGATGGGAAAATATATATAACAAGAGCACCAAATCAACTCACTGACCCTGCTATTCCTTACTTGAGTGTTATAAATAATCCAAATATTTTGGGAACCGGATGTGATTTTCAAAAAGATGCGATTGACCTAGGTACTGGAAGTGCAGAACTTGGTCTGCCTATATTTATCCAATCTTTTTTTAATGTAGGCTTTCAGTTTGAGAATACCTGTGAAGGAGATGTCACAGAATTTTTTGCTAATATTTCAGAGAGCTACGACAGTCTTGAGTGGGGTTTTGGAGATGGGACAACATCCACCCTAGAGAATCCAACTCACATCTACGCTAGTTCTGGGCAATTTACTGTTACACTTACGGTTAATGTAGGTAGTCAAACCTTTACTGATAGTCAAGAAGTAATTATTTTTAAAGCTCCACAGGCAAATAGTCCTCAAAATCTCCTAATCTGTGATGATGATAACGATGGGTTTTCTTCTTTTGATCTTTCCTTGCAAAGTAATGCGATATTGGGAAGTCAGAACCCATCAGGTTTTAATATTACTTACTATGCCTCCATTGCGGATTATACAAATAACAATCCCATTGCAGATTCAAGTAATTATACGAACCTCATAGCATTCACCCTACAAACTATTGTAGCTAGTGTTAAAAACACACACAATTCAGACTGTGAAGCAATTACTACTTTTGATATTCAAGTTTTTGAAAGTCCAATACCAAGTACAAATCTTTCCCCACTAAAAACTTGTGATACCGATAATGATGGTTTTTCCGTTTTTGATTTAACTCTACGAGAGACATCTATTTTAAATGGACAAGACCCTACAGATTTTGAGGTAATCTACTATGCCTCACAAACAGATTACGATAATAACAATCCGATTACAGACCCAAGTAATTATATAAACACTGCTGTAACAACTCAAAATATTGTAGTAAGTGTTCACAATGTTCAAAATGCAACGTGTGAAGCTACTACTAATTTTGACATTCAAGTTTTTGAAAGCCCAACACCTAGTACAAGTGTTCCTTCTATTTTGGTATGTGATGATAACAATGATGGCTTTTTTAACTTCAATTTAAAAAGTCAAGATACTACTATTTTGAATGGACAGGACCCGTCAATGTTTACTGTCACATACTTTGCCTCTCAAGATGATTTTGATAATAACAATCCGATTACTGATCCCAACAATTACATCAACAATACAAGGTATACTCTTCAAACTATTGTTGCTAGTGTTCAAAATAATGGAAACACAGAATGTATTGCTATCACTACTTTTGAAATTCAGGTCTTTGAATCTCCAACTCCTTCAACAAATGTTCCAACGCTATCGTTTTGTGATAACACCAGTGTAGGAACTGATACTGATGGAAGAATAGAGTTTGATTTAACACAAAATACAACAGCTATTTTAGATGGACAGTCTGCATCTGATTTTACTGTCAACTACTATACAGATAGTGGGCTTATCAATCAAATTCCAAACCCTACTGAATATCAAAATACCAATCCAAATGAAACTATCTACGTTCAAGTAGTCAATATCCAAAATACAAATTGTACAGCCTCAACTTCATTTGATATTGAAGTATATGAACTTCCTGAAGTGACTTCTGTAGTAGAACTCAAGCAATGTGATGATGATTTAGACGGATTTAGTGTTTTTAATCTAACCGAGGTAAATGCCGAACTCTCGGCAAATGAGCAAAACGAAACCATCACGTTTTATGAATTACAATCAGAAGCCCAGAGTGGTTCAAATGCGATAACAAATACAACAGCCTATACCAATGAAACGGTAAGTACCGATGCGGTATGGGCAAGAATTGAGAATGCAAATAGCTGTTACCGGATTGCTCAGGTAAACCTCACTGTCTCAACAACTCAAATCCCTAGCTCTCTATTAAGAGAATTCTATCAATGTGGTGGTACTGATACTACTGACGGCGTTGCTACCTTTGATTTTAGTTCGGTGAATGCTGAGATACAATCTTTATTTCCTGTAGGTCAACAACTGATCATCAACTACTACCGAAACCAAGCAGATGCACTTTCAGAAATCAATCCAATTACAGATATTTCCAATTACCAAAATGTTGGCTATCCCAATTCACAAAATATCTATGTCCGTGTCGACAGTGAACTAGATAATGATTGCTTAGGTTTGGGACACCATATTACCCTTCATGTAGAAACTGTTCCTGTTGCTCATCCTGTTGTGATTTCTGAACAGTGTGACGGGGATAGAGATGGACTTTTTGCTTTTGATACTTCTAATATTGAATCAACCATTCTTAATGGGCAGACAAATGTCTCTGTTACCTACAAAGACCAAAGTGGAAACACTTTACCAAGTCCACTTCCAAATCCCTTTATTACCGCTTCTCAAACCATTACTGCAACAGTAGTGAATACAAATTCTCAAGACCCAGACGGAGCCTGTTTTGATGAAACAACTATCAATTTTACGGTGATTGCCGTACCCATTGCCAATCCTTTGCCTGTCCAGGAACAGTGTGATGATGATTTTGATGGCATGATTTCTTTTGATACATCCACTATCGAAAGCACTTTGCTCGGTTCACAAACCGGAATGGCCGTTGAATATACTGATGAAAATGGAATATTGCTTCCAAGCCCATTACCTAATCCTTTTATAACAGCATCACAGACCATCACAGCTAGGGTTATCAATCCAATATTTATAGATTGCTATGACGAGACAACGATAGAATTTATTGTAAGAGATAAACCTAATTTTGAATTACAGGAAACAGATGTGATTTGCATCACAGAAAGTCCTCAATTAGAAGTTTCTGTACAAAATCCCAGTGGGAACTATTCCTATGAGTGGACAGATGAATCAGGATTGGCTGTAAGTTCTGATATGTCAGCAACCATTACTCAGGTAGGAACTTATACAGTTGTAGCTACTTCTCAATTTGGTTGCTTATCTGCCTCTAAAGAAATTACTATCGTCGAATCTGAAATTGCCATGCTGGATAATTCAGAGATTGTGCTTGTTGATGATTCAACCAACAATAATATTACCATTGATATAGCAAACCTTGGAATCGGTGATTATGAATTTAGTTTACTAGATGAGCAATTATCTACTCTCGTTGATTTTCAGGATGATCCATTTTTCGATAATTTGGAAGGAGGTTTTTACACAGTTTTGATTAGAGATAAAAATGGCTGTGGTGTGCTTTCAAGAGAAATATCACTCATTACCTTTCCTAAGTTTTTTACACCTAATAATGATGGGGTTAATGATACATGGAACATCAAAGGATATAGCCGAAACCTATTTCAAAATGGAAAAGTGGAAATATTCAATCGGTTTGGTAAACGAGTGAGTTTTTTTAACATAGACAATGACGGGTGGGATGGTTTGTACAACGGGAGGTTGCTCCCATCAAATGATTATTGGTTTGTAATTGAATTAGTGAGTACTAATGGAAGAGTACGAAGAAGAACAGGTAACTTTAGTCTTTTACGAAATTAA